In Sphaerospermopsis torques-reginae ITEP-024, the genomic window GGAAAATGTTGAACAAGGAAATTTAATTTATGTTGATTTAGATGAATATGACAAAAGTAGCATTTGAACCAGAAGCTTTTGAACAACTGGGTGCATGGGGAAAGGAAGATAAAAAGGTTTTTAAGAAAATCCTAGAACTAATTAAAGATATCCAAAGAAAACCATTTTCTGGTATAGGTAAACCAGAACCTCTAAAATATGAATTACAAGGTTATTGGTCACGACGAATTACAGATAAACATAGGTTAGTTTACAAAGTTGAAGAAGATTTATTGATTATTATTATTCTGTCCTGTAAATATCATTATGACTGATGAAAACTAATAACTGATAAATGAAATTAACACCAAGTTTGTAAAACTCGACCTTTAATTTCTTTGCCAAACCAAGGTGTATTATCAGCAAGTGAACAAAGATTTTGTCTATTAACTGTCCAGATTTTTTCAGGATCAAATAATGTTAATTCTGCTTTTTCACCAAGTTTAATCGCTTTCATTTCTTGTTGTAAACAAGCTGCTGCTTGATTACTCAAAACACGCCATAATTCTAAAGCTGTAAATTCTCCAGTCTCCACTAAATTTGACCACAATAATGGTAATGCTAATTCTAAACCAATTGCCCCCGGTGGTGATTCTGCAAAAGCTTGTACTTTCTCCTCATAAGTGAAAGCTGCATGATCAATAGCGATCGCATCTATCACACCTCCACGCACACCAGCACGCAAAGCTTTCACATCACTGGCATTACCTAAAGGCGGTTCTAAATGCAAGCTGGTATGATAACTCTTAATATCTGCGGTGTTTAATAATAGGTGCATCCAAGTGGTACTAGCTGTCACTGGTAAACCTTGAAATTTGGCTGTAGCAATTAACTCCACACTCCGCGCCGTGGAAACCCGCATAATATGTACCGGTGTCCTAATTTCCGCAACTAATTCCAACAAAGCAGCGATCGCACTGGTTTCCGCAATAGCAGGAATCGGGGGTAAACCGATACGCAATGCCTCCGCACCTTCACGCATTGCCCCATTTAAAGATAAAGAGCGATCGCAGGGAGAAAACGCCACAACTTTACCAAAAGGTTGCAGATATTCCAAAACCCGTCTGACTATACCCAAATTTTCCCAAGGTTTCCCATCCGTAAAACCCACAACTCCAGCAGTAACTAAATCCGCAAACTCTGTTAACTGTTTACCAGCTACATCTAAAGTCATTCCCCCCCAAACCTGAAGATGGGGTGAACCTTTCTCTACTCTTTTTTGCTGTAACTGTACCACTAAAGCGGGATTATCAATAGCTGGATTTGTATCTGGTAATACTGTTAACCTCGTAAAACCACCAGCTTGAGCAGCTTGCAAAAAAGAAACCAAAGTTTCTCTTTCTTCAAAACCAGGTTCGCTGGAATGACTATATAAATCAACTAACCCAGTACCGACAACCAAACCCCGACAATCTTTAATAACAGTATCGGCGCTAAACTCAGAAATTTCGGGAGCG contains:
- a CDS encoding Txe/YoeB family addiction module toxin; this encodes MTKVAFEPEAFEQLGAWGKEDKKVFKKILELIKDIQRKPFSGIGKPEPLKYELQGYWSRRITDKHRLVYKVEEDLLIIIILSCKYHYD
- a CDS encoding dihydroorotase, whose product is MINELLQQVRVIDPVSETDQIADVLIVEGEIKAIAPEISEFSADTVIKDCRGLVVGTGLVDLYSHSSEPGFEERETLVSFLQAAQAGGFTRLTVLPDTNPAIDNPALVVQLQQKRVEKGSPHLQVWGGMTLDVAGKQLTEFADLVTAGVVGFTDGKPWENLGIVRRVLEYLQPFGKVVAFSPCDRSLSLNGAMREGAEALRIGLPPIPAIAETSAIAALLELVAEIRTPVHIMRVSTARSVELIATAKFQGLPVTASTTWMHLLLNTADIKSYHTSLHLEPPLGNASDVKALRAGVRGGVIDAIAIDHAAFTYEEKVQAFAESPPGAIGLELALPLLWSNLVETGEFTALELWRVLSNQAAACLQQEMKAIKLGEKAELTLFDPEKIWTVNRQNLCSLADNTPWFGKEIKGRVLQTWC